A stretch of Acidimicrobiales bacterium DNA encodes these proteins:
- a CDS encoding GNAT family N-acetyltransferase has product MTAGPLAGVRVVVTRPREQSAALCDALVELGAEPVPVPVITIEDPPDGGAALTDALARLTAGDWLVITSPNGATRVGAALEAPLADGVSVAVIGPGTKAKAEAAGLRVDLVPSSSIAEGLAEALPSPGADGGTMLLARAETGRDVLPRELRDRGWTVEDVPAYRTVAVEVDATAAEACRHADVAAFTSASTVRHLVAGVGVANLPPVLACIGPATADEAVALGLAPDIVADQHSIPGIVAAIAAAVPDLVLLRPEPAAAAESQWMLEQYFAEIDRRFETGLDRENVLTTDVHEISPPNGLFLAGRLAGAPVACGVLKKVAPDVADIKRMWVSDDVRGRGIGRRLLERLVAEGRAMGLRRVQLETNRALPEAIALYRSAGFAEVEPFNDEPHAHHWFALELDSSN; this is encoded by the coding sequence ATGACCGCCGGGCCGCTCGCCGGTGTGCGGGTGGTCGTCACCCGTCCACGCGAGCAGTCCGCCGCCCTGTGCGACGCCCTGGTCGAGCTCGGCGCCGAGCCGGTGCCCGTGCCGGTCATCACGATCGAGGATCCGCCGGACGGGGGCGCGGCGCTGACCGACGCGCTGGCGCGGCTCACCGCGGGCGACTGGCTCGTGATCACCAGTCCGAACGGCGCGACGCGCGTCGGCGCGGCCCTCGAGGCTCCGCTGGCGGACGGCGTCTCCGTCGCCGTGATCGGCCCCGGCACGAAGGCGAAGGCCGAGGCGGCGGGTCTGCGGGTCGACCTCGTGCCGTCGTCCTCGATCGCGGAGGGCCTCGCCGAGGCGCTGCCGAGCCCGGGCGCCGACGGGGGCACGATGCTGCTCGCCCGGGCCGAGACCGGCCGCGATGTGCTGCCCCGCGAGCTCCGGGATCGGGGATGGACGGTCGAGGACGTTCCCGCCTACCGCACCGTCGCGGTCGAGGTCGACGCCACCGCGGCCGAGGCGTGTCGTCACGCCGACGTCGCCGCCTTCACCTCGGCCTCCACGGTGCGGCACCTCGTGGCCGGCGTCGGCGTCGCCAACCTGCCGCCGGTGCTCGCGTGCATCGGCCCGGCGACCGCCGACGAGGCGGTGGCGCTCGGTCTGGCCCCCGACATCGTCGCCGATCAGCATTCGATTCCCGGCATCGTGGCGGCGATCGCCGCGGCCGTGCCCGACCTGGTGCTGTTGCGGCCCGAGCCGGCTGCCGCGGCCGAGTCGCAGTGGATGCTCGAGCAGTACTTCGCCGAGATCGACCGGCGCTTCGAGACGGGCCTCGACCGGGAGAACGTCCTGACGACCGACGTGCACGAGATCAGCCCGCCGAACGGGCTGTTCCTCGCCGGCCGCCTCGCCGGTGCGCCGGTGGCGTGCGGCGTGTTGAAGAAGGTTGCCCCGGACGTGGCGGACATCAAGCGGATGTGGGTCTCCGATGATGTCCGGGGCCGGGGGATCGGCCGCCGCCTGCTGGAGCGCCTCGTCGCCGAGGGGCGTGCCATGGGCCTGCGGCGGGTGCAACTGGAGACCAACCGGGCGCTCCCCGAGGCGATCGCCCTCTACCGCAGCGCCGGGTTCGCGGAGGTGGAGCCGTTCAACGACGAGCCCCACGCCCACCACTGGTTCGCCCTCGAGCTGGATTCCTCGAACTGA
- a CDS encoding ABC transporter ATP-binding protein: MNDASTASDVTIEAHALSRSFDGRVAVDGLDLRVARGEVLALLGPNGAGKTTTVRMLNGVLSPDRGHARVLGLDPATDGEAVRRRTGVLTENAGLDDRLTARENLEYAARMRGYSIADARARVDEQLERFAMADMAEIRTGGFSTGQRKRLALARALLHAPEVLFLDEPTSGLDPAATRDVTSLIGTLARDQGRTIILATHFLGEAGRVADRMAVLDRGRLRAIGRPEELAADLWDGIPADIDLAGPVSQQVLDLIGSITGVLRADARATGATVALRDRAVMPRLVATLAANDIDVFGATIRPASMEDIYFALESGFASEWT, encoded by the coding sequence GTGAACGACGCGTCGACGGCATCCGACGTCACGATCGAGGCCCACGCGCTGTCCCGTTCCTTCGACGGTCGGGTCGCGGTCGACGGGCTCGACCTGCGCGTCGCGCGCGGCGAGGTGCTCGCCCTCCTCGGACCGAACGGCGCCGGCAAGACCACGACGGTCCGCATGCTCAACGGGGTGCTGTCACCGGACCGCGGCCATGCCCGCGTCCTCGGCCTCGATCCCGCGACCGACGGCGAGGCCGTACGGCGTCGCACCGGCGTGCTCACCGAGAACGCCGGCCTCGACGACCGGCTGACCGCCCGCGAGAACCTCGAGTACGCCGCCCGAATGCGCGGGTACTCGATCGCCGACGCTCGCGCCCGCGTCGACGAACAGCTCGAGCGGTTCGCCATGGCGGACATGGCGGAGATCCGCACCGGCGGCTTCTCCACCGGCCAACGCAAGCGGCTCGCGCTCGCCCGCGCCCTGCTCCACGCCCCCGAGGTGCTGTTCCTCGACGAGCCCACGTCGGGGCTCGATCCCGCCGCCACCCGTGACGTCACGTCACTCATCGGCACGCTGGCCCGCGACCAGGGTCGCACGATCATCCTCGCCACCCACTTCCTCGGCGAGGCCGGCCGGGTCGCCGACCGCATGGCCGTGCTCGATCGGGGCCGCCTGCGCGCGATCGGCCGACCCGAGGAGCTCGCCGCCGACCTGTGGGACGGCATCCCCGCGGACATCGACCTGGCCGGACCCGTGTCGCAACAGGTCCTCGATCTCATCGGCTCGATCACCGGCGTGCTGCGGGCCGACGCCCGCGCGACCGGGGCGACCGTCGCCCTGCGCGACCGCGCCGTCATGCCCCGGCTCGTCGCCACGCTGGCGGCCAACGACATCGACGTGTTCGGCGCCACCATTCGCCCCGCATCGATGGAGGACATCTACTTCGCCCTCGAGTCGGGCTTCGCGTCGGAGTGGACATGA
- a CDS encoding DUF4328 domain-containing protein, which translates to MRSLLVLGRLTQAFVGVQITIAAFSTHALWRRADTVRAFTDRLGVGERHLDAADTRVLVTSLLFSVTYLIAGVTFLVWFHAAYQNLERRGVASHAGGWAIGAWFVPFLAMWRPVRIMGELLGPTAGLRSKLLLWTWWVLWVPSMLIWSVAFAILPDDVDEFIALDRWSATGRAAHIAAGAVLIVLVRRVGRADAAAGPAT; encoded by the coding sequence GTGCGCTCCCTCCTCGTGCTCGGCCGGCTCACCCAGGCGTTCGTGGGTGTCCAGATCACGATCGCCGCCTTCTCCACGCACGCCCTGTGGCGGCGGGCCGACACGGTCCGCGCGTTCACCGACCGACTCGGGGTCGGTGAACGTCACCTCGATGCCGCCGACACCCGGGTCCTGGTCACCAGCCTGCTCTTCAGCGTGACCTATCTGATCGCCGGGGTGACCTTCCTCGTCTGGTTCCACGCCGCGTACCAGAACCTCGAGCGGCGCGGCGTGGCGTCACACGCCGGCGGATGGGCGATCGGCGCCTGGTTCGTCCCCTTCCTCGCGATGTGGCGACCGGTGCGGATCATGGGGGAGCTGCTCGGTCCCACGGCGGGGCTCCGGAGCAAGCTGTTGCTGTGGACGTGGTGGGTGCTCTGGGTGCCGTCGATGCTGATCTGGTCGGTGGCGTTCGCGATCCTGCCCGACGACGTCGACGAGTTCATCGCGCTCGACCGGTGGAGCGCGACGGGGCGGGCCGCGCACATCGCGGCGGGCGCGGTCCTGATCGTGCTGGTTCGGCGCGTCGGGCGCGCCGACGCCGCGGCCGGACCGGCTACCTGA
- a CDS encoding methyltransferase domain-containing protein, which produces MSEIHESNQAQADFWSSAGTLWTALRERFDDQAGDHGIAAIDALAPAPGERILDIGCGAGSATIDLAGRVGPEGSVRGLDISPTMIDGARELAASSGVTNVSFEVADAMVAPFEGDHDGLYSRFGVMFFSDPVRGFANMRTALRPGGRIGFVCWQTPVQNEWASVPLSVIGQFAEMPFGADPTAPGPFSLSDPARLEQLLTDAGYTDVELAGREVSVKLGDSMGEAVDFLFGLMPPAAALRANDPETAEKVAAALVEAFADWEGDDGVLAPSATWIVTGRSPD; this is translated from the coding sequence ATGTCGGAGATCCACGAGAGCAACCAGGCCCAGGCGGACTTCTGGTCGAGCGCCGGCACGCTCTGGACCGCCCTGCGCGAGCGGTTCGACGATCAGGCCGGCGACCATGGCATCGCCGCGATCGACGCGCTCGCCCCGGCGCCGGGCGAGCGCATCCTGGACATCGGATGCGGAGCCGGCAGCGCCACGATCGACCTCGCGGGCCGGGTCGGGCCGGAAGGGTCCGTGCGGGGGCTCGACATCAGTCCGACGATGATCGACGGCGCCCGCGAGCTCGCCGCCTCATCCGGCGTCACCAACGTCTCGTTCGAGGTCGCGGACGCGATGGTGGCACCGTTCGAAGGCGATCACGACGGCCTCTACTCGCGGTTCGGCGTCATGTTCTTCTCGGATCCGGTCCGCGGGTTCGCCAACATGCGCACGGCCCTCCGGCCGGGTGGCCGCATCGGGTTCGTCTGCTGGCAGACACCGGTGCAGAACGAATGGGCATCCGTCCCGCTCTCGGTCATCGGGCAGTTCGCCGAGATGCCCTTCGGGGCGGATCCGACCGCCCCCGGCCCGTTCTCCCTCAGCGACCCCGCGCGACTCGAGCAGCTGCTCACGGACGCCGGCTACACCGACGTCGAGCTCGCGGGCCGCGAGGTCAGCGTGAAGCTCGGGGATTCCATGGGCGAGGCCGTGGACTTCCTGTTCGGACTCATGCCGCCGGCCGCCGCGCTGCGGGCGAACGACCCCGAAACCGCGGAAAAGGTCGCCGCCGCGCTCGTCGAGGCGTTCGCCGACTGGGAGGGCGACGACGGGGTCCTGGCGCCCTCGGCCACCTGGATCGTCACCGGTCGCTCACCCGACTGA
- a CDS encoding redox-sensing transcriptional repressor Rex: MATGHIPEATVARLPVYLRSLTALAGDGQSTTSSDVLAELAGVNAAKVRKDLSYLGTHGTRGVGYDVRHLVFEVSRALGVANTWPVVVCGLGNLGRALANHTGFTDRGFPVVAAVDVDPELIGSSIDGVPVHHPDRLADVVAELRIAIGVIATPAAAAQETADRLVAAGIRSILDFSPTVVSVPADVEVRAVDLSTELQILGFHLQRDLPHPGDM, translated from the coding sequence GTGGCCACCGGACACATCCCCGAGGCGACCGTCGCCCGCCTCCCCGTCTACCTCCGCAGTCTCACCGCGCTCGCGGGGGACGGCCAGTCCACGACGTCCTCGGACGTCCTGGCCGAACTCGCCGGCGTCAACGCCGCCAAGGTGCGCAAGGACCTCAGTTACCTCGGGACCCATGGCACCCGCGGCGTCGGCTACGACGTCCGCCATCTCGTCTTCGAGGTCAGTCGGGCGCTCGGCGTCGCGAACACGTGGCCTGTGGTCGTGTGCGGCCTCGGCAACCTCGGACGCGCCCTGGCGAACCACACGGGGTTCACGGATCGCGGGTTCCCGGTCGTCGCCGCCGTCGACGTGGACCCCGAGCTGATCGGTTCCTCGATCGATGGGGTTCCCGTGCACCATCCCGACCGGCTGGCCGACGTGGTTGCCGAGCTCCGGATCGCGATCGGCGTGATCGCCACGCCCGCCGCGGCCGCCCAGGAGACCGCCGACCGCCTGGTCGCCGCCGGCATCCGCTCGATCCTCGACTTCAGCCCGACGGTCGTCAGCGTGCCCGCCGACGTCGAGGTCCGCGCCGTCGACCTGTCGACCGAGCTCCAGATCCTGGGGTTCCATCTCCAGCGCGATCTGCCCCATCCGGGGGACATGTGA
- a CDS encoding CAP domain-containing protein, with protein MNLVPDSPRRRNRRRLAFIVAAALTVLGSQLVQPAEPASASASDESAFVAALNQVRADNGLPPLTVNIELSNLAREHAQVMADAGEIFHANPISAGYTGEWAKLGENVGVGASVEVLMDAFVASSGHFANIVDPSFTEVGVGVVWRDAAMYTTHRFLQLPGAAPSTTTTTAPPTTAPPPTAPPTSVPASTVSPTAPLPAPPITAERVLALLALLDQVGT; from the coding sequence ATGAACCTCGTCCCCGACTCGCCGCGCCGACGCAACCGTCGTCGGCTGGCCTTCATCGTCGCCGCCGCGCTCACCGTGCTGGGTTCCCAGCTGGTGCAACCGGCCGAACCCGCCTCGGCGTCGGCGAGCGACGAGTCCGCGTTCGTGGCCGCGCTGAACCAGGTCCGAGCGGACAACGGACTCCCCCCTCTGACGGTCAACATCGAGCTGAGCAACCTCGCCCGTGAGCACGCGCAGGTGATGGCCGACGCCGGCGAGATCTTCCACGCGAACCCGATCAGCGCCGGCTACACCGGCGAGTGGGCCAAGCTGGGCGAGAACGTCGGGGTCGGCGCCAGTGTGGAGGTCCTGATGGACGCGTTCGTCGCGAGCTCCGGGCACTTCGCGAACATCGTCGACCCCTCCTTCACCGAGGTCGGCGTGGGCGTCGTCTGGCGCGACGCCGCGATGTACACAACCCACCGCTTCCTCCAGCTCCCCGGTGCCGCGCCCTCGACGACGACCACGACGGCCCCACCGACCACGGCCCCGCCCCCGACCGCGCCACCGACGAGCGTGCCGGCGAGCACGGTGTCGCCGACCGCCCCCCTGCCCGCGCCACCGATCACCGCCGAGCGGGTGCTCGCCCTGCTCGCACTGCTCGACCAGGTCGGCACGTGA
- a CDS encoding AMP-binding protein gives MNLATLLEDHPGDRTALVAGGDRISYGRLRDEIDATRGVLAGLGLAPGDRVAILCGTNPRFVRAWFGVIGAGLVAVPLNPQAPAPEIERELAMSGVKAVIAGPAGVGAIGDLDRAAVPTLEHVLVPTGADLDQATDLDEAIEMSSGAPIVERADDDVCALLFTSGTAGFPKAAMLTHGNLASSIRQVLSRPGPVTRPDDVTACVVPMFHVLGLNSILNQTLWVGATLILIERFDPTSMVELIEDEKITVLAGPPTMWAALTQVDGVTPAQFASLRIAVSGAAPLPDRVVHDARDRLGFRIHEGYGLTETSPSVTVASGDAPVGSIGRPIPGVEVRLVDEAGDDVYIGDAGEVLVRGPNVFAGYLDDPEATARILDDDGWLHTGDMAVVDDDGYLFLVDRAKDLIIVSGFNVYPAEVERVLMTHPAVADAGVVGVPHPHSGEAVKAFVVAAPDRAVEEDELIEWCATELARYKCPTKVDVVDEIPRGLGGKTLRRELR, from the coding sequence GTGAACCTGGCCACCTTGCTGGAAGACCATCCCGGTGATCGCACCGCGCTCGTGGCGGGCGGGGACCGCATCAGCTACGGGCGCTTGCGCGACGAGATCGACGCGACCCGCGGCGTGCTCGCCGGTCTCGGGCTCGCGCCGGGCGATCGTGTCGCGATCCTGTGCGGGACCAACCCGCGGTTCGTGCGGGCGTGGTTCGGCGTGATCGGCGCCGGTCTCGTGGCCGTGCCGCTCAATCCGCAGGCGCCGGCACCGGAGATCGAGCGGGAGCTGGCGATGTCCGGCGTGAAGGCGGTGATCGCCGGTCCGGCCGGTGTCGGCGCGATCGGTGATCTGGACCGCGCCGCGGTCCCGACGCTGGAACACGTCCTCGTGCCCACCGGAGCCGATCTCGACCAGGCGACCGATCTCGACGAGGCGATCGAGATGTCGAGCGGGGCGCCGATCGTCGAACGGGCCGACGACGACGTCTGCGCCCTTCTCTTCACCAGTGGCACCGCGGGATTCCCGAAGGCGGCGATGCTCACCCACGGCAACCTCGCGTCCAGCATCCGGCAGGTGCTCTCCCGGCCCGGCCCGGTGACCCGGCCGGACGACGTCACGGCCTGTGTCGTGCCGATGTTCCACGTGCTCGGCCTCAACTCGATCCTCAACCAGACGCTGTGGGTCGGCGCGACACTCATCCTCATCGAGCGCTTCGACCCGACGTCGATGGTCGAGCTGATCGAGGACGAGAAGATCACCGTGCTCGCCGGCCCACCCACGATGTGGGCCGCGCTCACGCAGGTCGACGGGGTCACCCCGGCCCAGTTCGCGAGCCTGCGCATCGCCGTTTCCGGCGCCGCACCGCTGCCCGACCGGGTCGTCCACGACGCCCGGGACCGACTCGGATTCCGGATCCACGAGGGCTACGGGCTGACCGAGACGAGTCCGTCGGTCACGGTCGCCTCCGGTGATGCACCGGTCGGGTCGATCGGTCGCCCGATTCCCGGGGTCGAGGTCCGCTTGGTCGACGAGGCCGGCGACGACGTCTACATCGGCGATGCCGGTGAGGTGCTCGTCCGCGGTCCGAACGTGTTCGCGGGGTATCTCGACGATCCGGAGGCGACCGCCCGGATCCTCGACGACGACGGCTGGCTCCACACCGGCGACATGGCCGTGGTCGACGACGACGGCTACCTCTTCCTCGTCGACCGCGCCAAGGACCTGATCATCGTCAGCGGGTTCAACGTCTACCCGGCCGAGGTCGAGCGGGTGCTGATGACGCATCCCGCAGTGGCTGACGCGGGCGTCGTGGGCGTGCCCCACCCCCACAGCGGTGAGGCGGTGAAGGCGTTCGTCGTGGCCGCGCCCGACCGCGCCGTCGAGGAGGACGAGCTGATCGAGTGGTGCGCCACCGAGCTCGCCCGCTACAAGTGCCCCACGAAGGTCGACGTCGTCGACGAGATCCCGCGGGGCCTGGGCGGCAAGACCCTGCGCCGCGAGCTCAGGTAG
- the hemC gene encoding hydroxymethylbilane synthase: MALRAATRGSALALWQTDYVRALLTAAGSGDGFERVVVSTAGDRDTATPIHAIGGKGVFVKEVQAAVLDGRADLAVHSGKDLPAETPDGLVIAAVPTRADPRDALVGCTWDALPTGARVATGSVRRRAQLAWHRPDLRFSELRGNIATRLDKVADFDAIVMAAAAIDRLELDRDDVDRLDPALVVPQVAQGALAIECRADDAATIEALGAIQDAATRRLVDAERAFLSELGGDCDLPAGAHAVSTADGTVELVGMLASLDGRVMIRERRTGDDPDQLGRGVARHLLDDAGGADLLADAR, encoded by the coding sequence GTGGCTCTCCGGGCGGCGACTCGCGGCAGTGCGTTGGCGCTGTGGCAGACCGACTACGTGCGGGCACTGCTGACGGCGGCAGGGAGCGGCGACGGGTTCGAACGCGTCGTGGTGTCGACCGCGGGCGATCGCGACACCGCGACCCCGATCCACGCGATCGGTGGCAAGGGTGTGTTCGTCAAGGAGGTGCAGGCCGCCGTGCTCGACGGGCGGGCGGACCTCGCCGTGCACTCGGGCAAGGACCTCCCGGCCGAGACGCCCGACGGCCTCGTGATCGCCGCCGTCCCGACGCGGGCCGACCCGCGTGACGCTCTCGTCGGCTGTACGTGGGATGCCCTTCCGACCGGGGCCCGGGTGGCGACCGGGTCCGTTCGCCGCCGCGCCCAGCTCGCCTGGCATCGGCCCGACCTCCGCTTCTCCGAGCTGCGGGGCAACATCGCGACCCGGCTCGACAAGGTCGCCGACTTCGACGCCATCGTGATGGCGGCGGCTGCGATCGACCGCCTCGAACTGGACCGCGACGACGTGGACCGGCTCGACCCGGCCCTGGTGGTGCCCCAGGTCGCCCAGGGCGCGCTGGCGATCGAGTGTCGAGCCGACGACGCGGCGACGATCGAGGCGTTGGGGGCCATCCAGGACGCCGCGACCCGCCGCCTCGTGGATGCCGAGCGCGCTTTTCTCTCCGAGCTCGGCGGCGATTGCGATCTGCCGGCCGGCGCCCACGCGGTGTCGACCGCGGACGGCACCGTCGAGCTGGTGGGCATGCTGGCCTCGCTCGACGGCCGGGTGATGATCCGCGAGCGCCGGACCGGCGACGATCCCGACCAACTCGGCCGGGGGGTCGCCCGTCACCTCCTCGACGACGCGGGCGGCGCAGACCTCCTGGCGGACGCACGATGA
- a CDS encoding HAD-IA family hydrolase, with product MAIVFDFDGTIADTEWPIYEVARDAFLAHGLDMPLETWVQGIGLADNKSLPELIADALGEPPDPAVIERAAKQRRDWNHRMVANPGVVAVIEAANRAAVPLAVASSSPTAWVEPHLRRLGLIHHFVAIRTRDHVDRGKPAPDLYLSASAALGVDPDGCVAIEDSKHGCAAAKAAGMTCVVVPNRITVLDRPRDADLILDSLHEFPYERFGL from the coding sequence ATGGCGATCGTCTTCGACTTCGACGGGACGATCGCCGACACCGAGTGGCCGATCTACGAGGTGGCCCGCGACGCGTTCCTCGCCCACGGGCTCGACATGCCGCTCGAGACGTGGGTGCAGGGCATCGGTCTGGCGGACAACAAGTCCCTGCCGGAGCTGATCGCCGATGCCCTCGGGGAGCCGCCGGATCCGGCCGTCATCGAGCGGGCGGCGAAGCAGCGTCGGGACTGGAACCACCGTATGGTCGCCAATCCCGGGGTCGTGGCCGTGATCGAGGCGGCGAACCGGGCCGCGGTTCCGCTGGCGGTCGCCAGCAGCTCGCCGACCGCGTGGGTCGAGCCCCACCTCCGCCGTCTCGGGCTGATCCACCACTTCGTGGCGATCCGTACCCGCGATCATGTCGACCGGGGCAAGCCCGCACCGGATCTCTACCTGTCCGCCTCGGCCGCGCTCGGCGTCGACCCGGACGGGTGTGTCGCCATCGAGGACTCCAAGCACGGGTGCGCCGCCGCGAAGGCGGCCGGCATGACGTGCGTGGTGGTACCGAACCGGATCACCGTGCTCGACCGACCGCGAGACGCGGATCTGATCCTCGACTCGCTCCACGAGTTCCCGTACGAGCGCTTCGGCCTCTGA
- the hemB gene encoding porphobilinogen synthase: MTFPQRRLRRLRRTPALRRMVRETRLHPDDLIAPLFVREGIDEPQPIESLPGQFQHSRASLREEVRQLKDLGVPAVILFGVPERKDAEGSEAWNPDGIVQVALSDLRDDHGDDLVLVADLCVDEYTDHGHCGVLDAGGQPDNDATLELYEQIAVAQATAGADIVAPSGMMDGQVFAIREALDDAGFDDTAILAYAAKYATALYGPFRDAVDVQIAGGGDRKGYQQDVANAREAMEEIREDIAEGADMVMVKPAMPYLDVIARARAELDVPIAAYHVSGEYAMVHAAAIQGWLELEPVAFEHTLAIKRAGADLILTYFARMLAEGMQ; encoded by the coding sequence GTGACCTTTCCTCAGCGGCGGCTCCGTCGTCTCCGGCGAACCCCGGCGCTGCGCCGCATGGTGCGGGAGACCCGACTTCATCCGGACGACCTGATCGCGCCGCTCTTCGTGCGCGAGGGCATCGACGAACCCCAGCCGATCGAGTCGCTGCCCGGTCAGTTCCAGCACAGCCGGGCATCGTTGCGCGAGGAGGTCCGGCAACTGAAGGACCTCGGCGTGCCGGCGGTGATCCTCTTCGGCGTGCCCGAACGCAAGGACGCCGAAGGCTCCGAGGCATGGAATCCGGACGGGATCGTCCAGGTCGCGCTCTCGGACCTGCGTGACGACCACGGCGACGACCTCGTCCTCGTCGCCGATCTCTGCGTCGACGAGTACACGGACCACGGGCACTGTGGTGTGCTCGACGCGGGCGGGCAGCCGGACAACGACGCGACGCTCGAGCTCTACGAGCAGATCGCTGTGGCGCAGGCCACGGCGGGGGCCGACATCGTCGCGCCGTCCGGGATGATGGACGGGCAGGTCTTCGCCATCCGTGAGGCGCTCGACGACGCCGGGTTCGACGACACCGCGATCCTCGCGTATGCGGCCAAGTACGCCACGGCCCTCTACGGCCCCTTCCGTGACGCGGTCGACGTGCAGATCGCCGGCGGCGGTGACCGCAAGGGGTACCAGCAGGACGTGGCCAACGCCCGCGAGGCCATGGAGGAGATCCGCGAGGACATCGCGGAGGGCGCCGACATGGTCATGGTCAAGCCGGCGATGCCCTACCTCGATGTGATCGCCCGGGCCCGGGCCGAGCTCGACGTGCCGATCGCGGCGTATCACGTGAGCGGCGAGTACGCGATGGTCCACGCGGCGGCGATCCAGGGCTGGCTCGAGCTCGAGCCCGTCGCGTTCGAACACACGCTCGCGATCAAGCGGGCCGGCGCGGACCTGATCCTCACCTACTTCGCCCGGATGCTCGCGGAGGGCATGCAGTGA
- a CDS encoding glutamyl-tRNA reductase: protein MSIVAIGCNHRSTPLAKLERMTVAPDGMGKALSGLGQADNLSEVVVLSTCNRIEVYAFAERFHGGYQDVREFLARHAGLAPEDVADHLYAHHDTEAVRHLFSVAAGLDSAVVGEHEILGQVRDAWEQARVEGTVGSSLGTLFRHAVETGKRARTETSIGRGIASVSQAAVALADERSNGIAGRTVLVIGAGEMAEGTVKSLAKAGAADVLVANRTWDRAVSLAQACGGQAVPLAELEQALARVDVLVTTTGAQDLILDVADMSQLAVTRSQPLVIVDVAVPRDVDPAARQIRGITLLDMDDIGAFVDEGLDGRNGEVESVRAIVDGEVDRYQAMVSAREVAPLIAELRNRADTIRTSELERHMAKLAGLDPDQRAAVEALTKGLVNKLLHEPTVRLKDAAGRARGERLAESIRDLFDL, encoded by the coding sequence ATGTCGATCGTCGCCATCGGGTGCAACCACCGTTCCACCCCCCTCGCCAAACTCGAGCGGATGACGGTCGCGCCCGACGGCATGGGCAAGGCGCTGTCCGGTCTCGGTCAGGCCGACAATCTCTCCGAGGTCGTCGTGCTCTCCACCTGCAACCGCATCGAGGTCTACGCCTTCGCCGAGCGGTTCCACGGCGGCTACCAGGACGTGCGCGAGTTCCTCGCCCGCCATGCCGGCCTCGCCCCGGAGGACGTCGCCGACCACCTCTACGCCCACCACGACACCGAGGCGGTGCGCCATCTCTTCTCGGTGGCGGCCGGTCTCGACTCCGCCGTCGTCGGTGAACACGAGATCCTCGGCCAGGTGCGCGATGCCTGGGAGCAGGCCCGGGTCGAAGGCACGGTCGGGTCCTCACTCGGCACCCTGTTCCGCCATGCCGTGGAGACCGGCAAGCGAGCCCGCACCGAGACCTCCATCGGCCGTGGCATCGCGTCGGTCTCGCAGGCGGCCGTGGCGCTCGCCGACGAGCGGAGCAACGGCATCGCCGGGCGAACCGTTCTCGTCATCGGCGCCGGCGAGATGGCCGAGGGCACGGTGAAGTCGCTGGCGAAGGCCGGGGCCGCCGACGTGCTCGTCGCGAACCGCACCTGGGACCGTGCCGTCTCGCTCGCGCAGGCGTGCGGGGGACAGGCCGTCCCGTTGGCGGAGCTCGAACAGGCGCTGGCCCGGGTGGACGTGCTGGTCACCACCACCGGTGCCCAGGACCTGATTCTCGACGTCGCCGACATGTCCCAGTTGGCGGTGACGCGGTCGCAGCCGCTCGTGATCGTCGACGTCGCGGTGCCGCGTGACGTCGACCCGGCTGCGCGCCAGATCAGGGGGATCACCCTGCTCGACATGGACGACATCGGCGCCTTCGTCGACGAAGGGCTCGACGGTCGCAACGGCGAGGTCGAGAGCGTGCGAGCGATCGTCGACGGAGAGGTCGACCGCTACCAGGCGATGGTCTCGGCCCGCGAGGTCGCCCCCCTGATCGCCGAGCTCCGCAACCGAGCGGACACGATCCGCACGTCCGAACTCGAACGTCACATGGCGAAGCTGGCGGGCCTCGATCCGGACCAGCGCGCCGCGGTCGAAGCGCTCACCAAGGGTCTCGTCAACAAGCTGCTGCACGAGCCCACCGTCCGGCTCAAGGACGCCGCGGGCCGGGCCCGGGGCGAACGACTCGCCGAGTCGATCCGCGACCTCTTCGATCTCTGA